The following is a genomic window from Rhodobium gokarnense.
TCGGAATACCGACGCAAATACAGGCGTCGCCAGCCGGACGCCTCGACAGCCGCCGCTTCCACCGTCTCCGCATAGGGCGCCGGCCGGGGCCGAGGCTCCGTTCGGCAAGCAGCGAACCCGGACAGTCGTCGCCGGCCAGCACATGGACGTCATAGCCTTCCTGGGTCGCATGGAGCGCAGGAAAGGTCAGGCAGGCTTCGGTCCAGAGCGCGGTCATGACGCGCTTGCGCCGGCCGACAGCCTGGACGACCTGCTTGAGCGCGC
Proteins encoded in this region:
- a CDS encoding isochorismatase family protein, whose translation is MPTYDRTAINSWEDSALKQVVQAVGRRKRVMTALWTEACLTFPALHATQEGYDVHVLAGDDCPGSLLAERSLGPGRRPMRRRWKRRLSRRPAGDACICVGIPMAIGPLLS